Proteins co-encoded in one Alphaproteobacteria bacterium PA2 genomic window:
- a CDS encoding SirA family protein has protein sequence MPEIPEILIEARGHHCPVPTLRLRRAAEAAPAGSILILYADDPMARIDVPHFASQAGLEIIQREDLTSGFCFRIRKPLPSEN, from the coding sequence ATGCCGGAGATTCCTGAAATCCTTATCGAGGCCAGAGGGCACCACTGTCCCGTTCCAACCCTGCGCCTCCGTCGGGCGGCGGAAGCTGCTCCGGCCGGATCGATCCTGATCCTTTATGCCGATGACCCGATGGCGCGTATCGACGTGCCTCACTTCGCCAGCCAGGCAGGGCTGGAAATCATCCAACGTGAAGATTTGACCTCAGGCTTCTGTTTCAGAATAAGAAAACCTCTGCCTTCTGAGAACTAG
- a CDS encoding carnitine dehydratase, translated as MGQGPLSGLKVIEFAGIGPGPFCGMLLSDLGADVVRIDRKGPGRASPADITARGRRSVALDLKNPASIETCLKLMETADAVFEGFRPGVMERLGLGPDVALARNPKLVFGRMTGWGQTGPYANAAGHDMNYIAITGALHAIGTKDKPIPPLNLVGDFGGGALYLAFGLLAGVINARATGQGQVIDCAMSDGAASLMAMFYGFKAQGAWREERRANLLDGGAHFYDTYQCSDGKWVSIGSIEPQFYALLLEKTGIKDPAFAAQMDRNSWDDLRVKLAAVIATKTRDEWCELMEATDVCFAPVLDLDEAPKHAHNQARQTFVEVAGVIQPAPAPRFSATPGQIQGPPPAIGAHDTEALTDWGFSAADVDALKASGALA; from the coding sequence ATGGGACAGGGTCCGCTTTCCGGTTTGAAGGTCATCGAGTTTGCCGGCATCGGGCCGGGTCCGTTCTGCGGCATGCTGCTGTCGGATCTTGGCGCCGATGTGGTGCGGATCGACCGCAAGGGCCCAGGCCGGGCCAGCCCGGCTGACATCACTGCCCGCGGACGGCGCTCGGTCGCCCTGGATCTGAAGAATCCCGCGTCGATCGAAACCTGCCTCAAGCTCATGGAAACCGCTGACGCCGTGTTCGAAGGTTTCCGCCCGGGAGTGATGGAACGCCTGGGGCTGGGGCCGGATGTCGCCCTGGCGCGGAATCCAAAGCTGGTCTTTGGCCGGATGACCGGCTGGGGACAGACCGGGCCGTACGCCAACGCCGCCGGCCATGACATGAACTACATCGCCATCACCGGAGCGCTCCACGCCATCGGAACCAAGGACAAGCCGATTCCGCCCCTCAACCTGGTGGGCGACTTCGGTGGCGGGGCCCTCTATCTCGCCTTCGGCCTGCTGGCCGGGGTAATCAACGCCCGTGCGACCGGCCAGGGCCAGGTGATTGACTGCGCCATGAGCGATGGCGCGGCGTCGCTGATGGCCATGTTCTATGGTTTCAAGGCGCAGGGCGCCTGGAGGGAAGAGCGCCGGGCGAACCTGCTGGATGGCGGCGCCCATTTCTATGACACCTACCAGTGCTCGGACGGCAAGTGGGTATCGATCGGCTCCATAGAGCCGCAGTTCTACGCCCTGCTTCTGGAAAAGACCGGGATCAAGGATCCCGCCTTCGCTGCCCAGATGGACCGCAACAGCTGGGACGATCTGCGCGTCAAGCTGGCCGCCGTGATCGCCACCAAGACCCGCGATGAATGGTGCGAACTGATGGAAGCCACGGATGTCTGCTTCGCCCCGGTTCTCGACCTGGATGAGGCGCCGAAGCACGCGCACAATCAGGCGCGCCAGACCTTCGTCGAAGTGGCCGGCGTGATCCAGCCCGCGCCGGCGCCGCGGTTCTCCGCGACCCCTGGCCAGATCCAGGGTCCGCCGCCCGCAATCGGGGCCCATGACACCGAGGCTCTGACGGACTGGGGCTTCTCGGCTGCTGACGTGGACGCCCTGAAGGCTTCCGGCGCCCTGGCCTAG
- a CDS encoding ribonuclease BN: MLYVGGVSFFVMLAVFPAVAILVGVYGLLADPAEASRQATVLSRLMPEIARGLFQEELTRLGDAPLRAVSAQSGLALIIGGYASHRGFKALLAGLSFIHEEERPHGFFGFNLMALVVLVAAFILLSVLSAVFLYLRFLAAAFDVRPLQGLPWLFSEWTWASIGITLAMGLIYRYAMSRKPVAWIASIAGGAFAAALCLFMSWASAFYVEQIVHLGATYGSVTAVVVLLIWLSWNVNAVFFGGALATEIEIALEKQPELPLES; the protein is encoded by the coding sequence ATGCTCTATGTCGGCGGGGTCTCCTTCTTCGTCATGCTGGCGGTATTCCCGGCGGTCGCGATCCTTGTGGGCGTCTACGGCCTGCTGGCTGACCCGGCCGAGGCCTCCCGGCAGGCCACGGTCCTGTCGCGGCTCATGCCGGAAATCGCCAGGGGATTGTTCCAGGAAGAGCTCACCCGACTTGGCGACGCCCCGCTGCGCGCGGTGTCGGCACAGAGCGGTCTGGCCCTCATCATCGGCGGCTATGCCTCACACCGAGGCTTCAAGGCCCTGCTTGCCGGTCTTTCCTTCATCCATGAGGAAGAGCGCCCGCACGGCTTCTTTGGCTTCAATCTCATGGCGCTGGTCGTACTTGTCGCGGCCTTCATCCTGCTCAGCGTCCTGTCGGCGGTATTCCTCTATCTGAGGTTCCTGGCGGCGGCCTTCGACGTGCGGCCTCTCCAGGGCCTGCCCTGGCTGTTCAGCGAATGGACCTGGGCCAGTATCGGCATCACCCTGGCCATGGGGCTGATCTACCGTTACGCCATGTCCCGCAAGCCCGTGGCCTGGATCGCGTCAATCGCAGGCGGCGCCTTTGCCGCGGCGCTCTGTCTGTTCATGTCCTGGGCTTCAGCCTTCTATGTGGAACAGATTGTCCATCTGGGGGCCACATACGGCTCTGTCACAGCGGTTGTGGTCCTGCTGATCTGGCTTTCCTGGAACGTCAACGCCGTGTTTTTCGGTGGCGCCCTGGCGACGGAAATCGAGATCGCCCTGGAGAAGCAACCCGAACTTCCCCTTGAGTCCTAG
- a CDS encoding ABC transporter, giving the protein MTDLPLRLSAVCLTLPSTAGPVEILRDVDLEVAAGERVSVTGASGSGKSSLISVAAGLEKPTSGEVEMFGEKLGALDEDGRARLRRGRLSLVFQSFHLLPNMTAEENVAAPLEIAGRGDAQGTARAWLGKVGLGARREHYPHQLSGGEQQRVALARALAGRPDLLFADEPTGNLDSANAALVADLMFEMVSELGAALVLVTHDPALAARADRIVQMRDGRIVL; this is encoded by the coding sequence GTGACCGATCTCCCCCTTCGCCTTTCCGCGGTGTGTCTGACCCTGCCTTCGACGGCAGGGCCGGTTGAGATTCTCAGGGACGTGGATCTCGAGGTGGCTGCAGGAGAGCGGGTCTCGGTGACCGGCGCTTCCGGGTCAGGGAAGTCCTCGCTCATCTCTGTCGCCGCCGGTCTTGAAAAACCGACATCCGGTGAGGTTGAGATGTTCGGTGAAAAGCTTGGCGCCCTGGACGAGGACGGCCGGGCGCGCCTGCGTCGGGGTCGGTTGTCGCTGGTCTTCCAGTCTTTTCACCTACTGCCAAACATGACGGCCGAAGAAAACGTCGCCGCGCCCCTCGAGATCGCCGGCAGGGGTGATGCGCAGGGAACCGCCCGGGCCTGGCTGGGCAAGGTCGGACTGGGCGCCCGTCGGGAGCACTATCCACACCAGTTGTCGGGCGGGGAGCAGCAAAGGGTCGCCCTTGCCCGCGCCCTGGCGGGTCGGCCGGATCTGCTGTTTGCGGATGAGCCCACCGGCAATCTGGACAGCGCCAACGCCGCCCTTGTCGCTGACCTGATGTTCGAGATGGTCTCCGAACTCGGAGCCGCCCTTGTCCTGGTGACGCACGACCCCGCACTGGCGGCCCGGGCGGACCGGATCGTGCAGATGCGTGACGGGCGAATTGTCCTGTGA
- a CDS encoding oxidoreductase has translation MTWLSLRFAGRELRSGARGFRIFLACLALGVAAIAAAGSTAEAFRRGLASQAGEILGGDLSLTREQTRFTVKERKAISVLGKTSWAVSTRAMAEAPDGGRRLVELRGVSPEYPLAGKVEIRGAQDLRAALARAPDGSYGAVVEQSLLDRLHLKIGDRFQVGQMPLVARAVLLQEPDRLSRGFALGPRVMTSGAAVEAGGFLTSGLPFSETGRVLLKPGASLEAARAQVGKAFTKGDARIRDRNDAAPGIRRLVDQLEYFLGFIGLAALVAGGLGVHGAVSAYLASRTRSIAVLKALGADGDLIRNTYLLQISALAGLGVAIGLGIGAVAPLILGAAIGKDLPVPALFAVYPLPLIKAGIFGVLSAAAFSLAPLGAARATPPAALFRRTVEPGISFSLETLLAGLAGLGLAGLAIVTAPTPIAALVMIAGVAVSFGLLWGLGSLGAWAAGRLRVGTRGALRLALANLSGPGSAARTAAPAIGLGVALLAAVVLIQSSLLKQVAEIAPQTAPAMVFTEIPGEAAAEFDKAIASAFGAKLTPDIYLRAPIATGRIIQVRGKPVDVASIPRGERWAYERDISMSALGAEPPNSGIVEGAWWASDYSGPPLIAMEVDAARGAGIKVGDALRVSLLGREIDARVAVLREVDFGGFNASFPLVISANSLAGANLRQVAIAKASRQQEAAATAVLGKAFPQVNVISVREQLEAATDLFGRLALAIRGAAGVAAMAGLLVLVGAIAARAQARTREAAILKALGASRRQILTAYVIEYGAVGVIAGGAGVVLGYAAAWPVVVLIFKAHWGVDWGGVMALVGGAAGVAALGGLAASLQALSKRPAAALRAD, from the coding sequence GTGACCTGGCTATCTTTGCGCTTTGCTGGCCGGGAGCTGAGATCTGGCGCCAGGGGGTTCCGGATATTTCTGGCATGCCTTGCTCTGGGCGTCGCCGCCATCGCCGCAGCAGGGTCAACAGCTGAGGCCTTTCGTCGGGGACTGGCCTCTCAGGCCGGGGAAATTCTGGGCGGGGACCTGTCCCTGACCCGGGAACAGACGCGATTTACGGTAAAGGAACGCAAAGCGATTTCGGTCCTGGGCAAGACCTCATGGGCCGTCAGCACCCGCGCCATGGCCGAGGCGCCTGATGGGGGCCGCCGGCTGGTCGAGCTTCGCGGGGTGTCGCCTGAATATCCCCTCGCGGGAAAGGTCGAGATCCGCGGGGCTCAGGATCTTCGGGCGGCTTTGGCCCGGGCGCCCGATGGAAGTTATGGCGCTGTCGTTGAGCAGTCCCTGCTCGACCGATTGCATCTGAAGATCGGCGACCGGTTCCAGGTTGGGCAGATGCCCCTGGTCGCCCGGGCCGTTCTCCTGCAGGAGCCTGACAGACTGTCCCGCGGCTTTGCCCTGGGACCACGGGTCATGACCTCCGGCGCGGCCGTCGAGGCAGGCGGCTTTCTGACATCGGGCCTGCCCTTTTCAGAAACGGGGAGAGTCCTGCTCAAGCCAGGCGCATCGCTGGAAGCCGCCAGGGCGCAGGTCGGCAAGGCCTTCACCAAGGGAGACGCCAGGATCCGCGACCGCAATGACGCAGCGCCGGGCATTCGCCGACTTGTCGACCAGCTTGAATACTTCCTGGGCTTCATCGGCCTGGCTGCGCTGGTTGCCGGCGGCTTGGGCGTGCATGGGGCGGTCTCGGCCTATCTGGCGTCGCGGACACGCTCGATCGCCGTTCTCAAGGCGCTTGGCGCTGATGGCGATCTGATCCGGAATACCTACCTCCTGCAGATCAGCGCGCTTGCGGGCCTGGGGGTCGCTATTGGTCTGGGTATCGGCGCCGTAGCGCCCTTGATCCTCGGCGCCGCCATTGGCAAGGACCTGCCGGTCCCGGCCCTGTTCGCCGTCTATCCCCTGCCACTGATCAAGGCAGGCATATTCGGGGTTCTGTCCGCAGCAGCCTTCTCCCTTGCGCCCCTGGGAGCGGCTCGGGCCACACCGCCCGCCGCCCTGTTCCGCAGGACTGTCGAGCCCGGCATCTCTTTTTCGCTCGAAACCCTTCTGGCCGGACTGGCGGGGCTGGGTCTCGCTGGACTGGCGATCGTTACGGCCCCAACCCCGATCGCCGCCCTGGTCATGATCGCCGGCGTCGCCGTGTCCTTCGGGCTACTCTGGGGGCTTGGCAGTCTGGGCGCATGGGCGGCTGGAAGGCTGCGGGTTGGAACGCGCGGCGCCCTGCGCCTGGCCCTTGCGAACCTGTCAGGGCCGGGCTCCGCAGCCCGGACGGCGGCCCCGGCCATCGGACTTGGCGTCGCTCTTCTGGCGGCCGTGGTCCTGATACAGTCCAGCCTGCTCAAGCAGGTCGCTGAAATAGCGCCCCAGACGGCCCCCGCCATGGTCTTTACGGAGATTCCCGGCGAAGCGGCGGCCGAGTTCGACAAAGCCATAGCTTCGGCCTTTGGCGCGAAACTAACCCCCGACATCTATCTTCGGGCGCCCATCGCGACGGGCAGGATCATCCAGGTGAGGGGCAAGCCTGTCGATGTGGCTTCAATCCCCCGTGGGGAGAGATGGGCCTATGAGCGCGACATTTCGATGTCGGCCCTTGGCGCCGAGCCCCCCAATTCCGGAATTGTCGAGGGCGCGTGGTGGGCGTCGGACTATTCGGGACCACCCTTGATCGCCATGGAAGTCGACGCCGCGCGAGGGGCAGGGATCAAGGTGGGAGACGCTCTGAGGGTCTCGCTTCTGGGCCGTGAAATCGATGCGCGGGTCGCCGTACTGCGTGAGGTGGATTTCGGGGGCTTCAACGCCAGCTTCCCCCTTGTGATCAGCGCCAACAGTCTGGCAGGCGCCAACTTGCGGCAGGTCGCCATCGCCAAGGCGTCGCGCCAGCAGGAGGCCGCCGCAACGGCCGTTCTTGGCAAGGCCTTTCCACAGGTCAATGTGATCTCGGTGCGGGAGCAGCTGGAAGCCGCCACAGACCTCTTCGGCCGACTGGCCCTGGCGATCAGGGGCGCTGCAGGGGTAGCGGCCATGGCGGGTCTTCTGGTGCTGGTGGGCGCCATAGCCGCCCGGGCGCAGGCGAGAACACGGGAAGCGGCCATACTCAAGGCCCTTGGCGCCAGCCGCCGCCAGATCCTTACGGCCTATGTGATTGAATACGGAGCTGTAGGCGTGATCGCCGGCGGGGCCGGCGTCGTCCTTGGCTATGCCGCCGCATGGCCCGTCGTGGTCCTGATCTTCAAGGCCCACTGGGGAGTCGACTGGGGCGGGGTCATGGCCCTGGTCGGCGGCGCTGCAGGGGTCGCCGCCCTTGGCGGACTGGCGGCGTCCCTGCAGGCCCTGTCAAAACGTCCGGCAGCAGCCTTGAGGGCCGACTAG
- a CDS encoding arylesterase yields the protein MLRRSFFPMFLASAAFPAQAASRKIVTILGDSLTAGYGLATAQAFPAQLETILRRKISGLVVRPAGVSGDTSAGGLARVDFSVQADTSLCIVALGGNDLLQGVDPKVTAANLKAIVSSLKRRKIPVLLAGLKPPPVIGASYARDFARVFSDLARAQGLPLYPDLMAGVGPALRQRDGIHPTASGARIIASGLAPFVLKTLSR from the coding sequence ATGCTCAGAAGATCTTTTTTTCCGATGTTCCTGGCGAGCGCCGCCTTTCCCGCTCAAGCTGCGTCGCGGAAGATCGTCACCATTCTCGGGGACTCTCTGACGGCTGGTTACGGCCTTGCGACCGCCCAGGCCTTTCCCGCGCAATTAGAGACAATACTGCGTCGTAAGATATCCGGCCTTGTTGTCAGGCCGGCTGGTGTCTCAGGGGATACTTCTGCTGGAGGGCTGGCGCGGGTGGACTTCAGCGTACAGGCAGACACCAGCCTGTGCATTGTCGCCCTCGGCGGCAATGACCTTCTGCAGGGCGTGGACCCAAAGGTCACCGCAGCAAATCTGAAGGCGATCGTCTCCAGTCTGAAGCGCCGGAAAATCCCGGTGCTACTTGCCGGTCTGAAGCCTCCCCCAGTCATCGGGGCAAGTTACGCCCGTGATTTCGCCCGAGTCTTTTCCGATCTCGCCAGGGCCCAGGGGCTGCCCCTCTATCCGGACCTCATGGCAGGGGTTGGACCAGCACTTCGGCAGCGGGACGGGATTCACCCGACAGCGAGCGGCGCCCGCATCATCGCATCGGGACTGGCGCCTTTTGTCCTGAAGACCCTCTCCCGCTGA